The Agrobacterium larrymoorei sequence CTCGCGCCCGATGATCGCGAATTTGAAGCCGCCAATCGCCCCGTTCGGTCGCTGGAACCACCTCGGAATAGCTGACGACGCAATAAGATAGAGTGGGCCTGAAGCGGATTGCGCAAAGGCCGTGAAGCATTTTTCGATAGCGACCTGCGATAGAAAAGCGGATGAGCGTCACGCGCGAATCTGAAAGATCGCGACGCGCTTTATGAAAGCCCTCTCTATCTAAGCCATCCCTCAATCTCTGCATCTGCAACCATAGTCCGAAAATCGCAATCGATTTTCGGGACGTAAGATTGCATCGAAATAAACAACGAGAGCAATGGAACTGAAGCGGTCCTTGCCGGACTTGCTCCTTAGATTCAAAGCAGGACTAACCGCCATGACGTTCCGGTTCATGCTTCTTCTGCTGGCACTCCTTCCCCTCTCCCCGTTGAGAGCCTTCGCCATGCAACAGGAGCAGGCAAAAGAACTCTGCAGTTCTATGCAGAAACACCAGGATAGCAACGCTGGCTTGATCGCGAGTTATCCATCCTTGCCGGACGACGAACGCTCGAAGGCACTGAAGGATGTAGCATTCGTTTACGATAACGCATTGGCCAGCATGGCATTTCTGGCATGTGGCGATCTTGAATCGGCTAAACGAATTGGCGACGGGCTGATCACGGCACAGGACCATGATCGACACTATAGCGATGGGCGGTTGAGAAACGCCTATCGGTCAGGCGCCATGTCCACACCGGTAAACCTTGCTGGATGGTGGGATGAAAAATCCGCACGATGGCAGGAGGATGCATATCAGGCCAGCACCGCGGTTGGAAACATGGCCTGGGCAGCCCTTTCACAACTACATCTTTACACGGCAACAGGTGACGATCGGTATCTGCAGTCGGCCAAATCAATGGCGCGCTTCGTATCGCAGTTCGATACTGGAAATGGCGTCACAGGAGGCTTCGCCGGTTTCGAGCCATCCCCCTCGCGCGTGCCGTGGAAGTCGACGGAGCATAATATCGACGTTGCAGCGCTGGGATCATGGCTGACCGAAATTGATCAAGACCCGCAATGGAAGCGCTTGCGATGCAGCAGCAGGGATTTCGTCCTGTCCATGTACCGACCTGGCAAGGGATTTCTCATCGGGACGACATCGGAAGACATCCCCAATGTCAGTGCTGGCACCTATCTCGACGTTCAACTCTGGCCATTTCTCGCCATCGATCCGCATGAATTACCGGCCTGGAAGGACGTACGCTCCATCATCGACATCAAGAATGCCGTCGCGAACGGCTATGATTTCAACGATGATCGTGACGGCGTGTGGATGGAAGGAAGCGCTCAGGCTGCTCTTCTTTTCACCACCTTCGGAGACCACGGCAAAGCGGAGAAGTTGCTCCACACCATCATGACCAATCGCGATCAGTCAACCGGCCTCATCTTGGCAACAGACAGACCGCAAATCTCCACGAAGCTGACCGTCGGAGCGGACGGCAGCGGAGGAGACTTCAATTACTATCGCTGGCCTCATCTTGGCGCGACCGCCTGGACGGTTCTCGCCATGATGGATTTCAACCCTTTCGTCGATCAAAGAGGGCGTCATGCTGTTCGGGATAGAAAACAATGTTCTTGAAATCTTGCTCTTCGATATCGGCGTAGCGCTTGGATTTCTGGCATTTTCGAAATTGTCGTCGCCAGACAATCCGATCGATCGATATATATTCAGCGCAATCGTCTTCACTTCGCTTTCGCTCTACCTCATCTGGCGCGCGGCCGACACGTTGCCAGAGGCTGAACTGACTTTCGAGGCCGTGTGGCAATATATATATTTCACCTTTGAAACCATCTCGATCGTCTACGCCTTGGCCTCGATCATTATTCTGCTGAGACGAACCGACCGCACCCCGCAAGCGAACGCGGCGCAGCAGGCCATGATTGCGACGGATACATTCCCCTCGGTCACGGTATTCATCTGCACCTACAACGAGCCTCTGCACATTCTTGAGAAATCGATGTTCTGCGCCAAAGCGATGAACTACCCGAAGCTGAATGTCATCGTCTGCGACGACACGCGACGGGAAGAAGTGAGAGCCCATTGCCAGGCAGTCGGCATCGAATATCTAACCCGCCCGGATAACAAGCATGCCAAGGCGGGCAATCTCGACAACGCTCTGAGAGCGACGAATGCAACGGAAAATCCATCGGACTTGATCATGGTGCTGGACGCCGATTTCGCGCCTCAGGAAGATTTCCTGCTGCGTGTCGCCGGCATGTTCCGTGATCCGAAAATCGGATTGGTGCAGACACCGCAATTCTATTTCAACTCCGATCCTATACAGCACAATCTCGGACTGAGCCGAAGCTTCGTCGACGACCAGCGAGTCTTTTTCGACACGTTCCAGCCCGCCAAGGATGCCGTCGATTGTGCCTTCTGTGTCGGTACGAGCTTTGTCGTCCGCCGGGCCTACGTCAATGAACTCGGCGGATTTCCGCATGAAGCGCTCTCGGAAGACATGCTGTTGACCTACCGGCTGCTGGAAAAAGGCTATGTCACCCGCTGGCTTAATGAGAAACTCAGCGTCGGCCTCTCTGCCGAAGGCATTCCGGAATACATCACCCAGAGAACCCGCTGGTGTCTCGGAACGATCCAGATCGGCCTGTTGAAAACCGGACCGCTCTGGAGGGGTAAGTTTTCCCTGCGTCAGCGCCTGCATTACCTGCATGGACTTTTGAACTGGCTCTGCAAACCCTTCATCCTGTGCCTCTTGCTTGCGCCGTCCATCTACTGGTTCCTAGGCGTTGCCGCACTTCAGGCCGACGAACTCCTGTTCATGAAATACGGCATTTCTTCCTTGTTCATTTTCTGGATCTACTCCGCCTGGATATCGGGCGGTCGCACACTACCAATATTCACCGAAGTGACTCATGCGCTGACGGCGCTGCCCGTCACCATGTGCCTGCTCCAGGCGATCCGCAGTCCCTTCGGCAAACCCTTCAAAGTCACGGAAAAAGGCGGAGATCGCTCCGTCATTCGCATTCACAGGCCTACAGCGCTCTTCTTTGGCATCGTGGCCTGCCTGTCCGCAGCCTCCATCCTTTCAGTGATCTTCGGCCTGGACAGGCCGACCGAACTATCCCCAGCCGATATCCTCAATCTCGTCTGGTCTGCGGTTGCAATGCTGATTTCCTTTATCAGCCTCATCGTCTGCGTGGAGCTTCCACGCTTCGGGAAAGAAGAATCGATTGCGGTCTCTATTCCGGCGACAATCCGCAGCGGAGGAAACACCTTTTCCACCCAAATTACCTCGCTCTCGACGGAGCAAATCGAGCTTTCCGTCCCCTCGTCAGTGGTGTCGGGCGAGTTGCTGATACCGGGCGCCGGGTGGCTTGAGTTGACGCAAGGAGATCGCGGCGCTTTCACCATCAAACCCGACATTGAGCAAAAACGGTGGGTACTACAACAACTCTTCGGGCGCTCACCCAGTCACATTGCCGAAACTGGCAATTTGATACAGTCGCTCCAGCTCCTCATGAAGCGAGCGCTTGCCAGCTGAAACCGTCCTGCACCGACGCGTCGCTCCGTTTTGCGGTACACATCTAAACATGGATTGAGGACCCGCAGTTGCTACAGCCAAGCCCGCTCTAAGCATGAGCGGTCGCTGTAAGATGGCGGCGCGTCTCTCTTGTGCACTCCTGGGCCTTGGCCCGCGGCCGTACAGATAACACGTGCCCCCTGCCTCAAAAGGGAACTGCGCCCATCGGACAGAGTTATTCTCCCTCTTGAGGAGATAAATCTATGAGAGTTCTTGGTGCAGCGATTTGCCTCGTATCCGTAGGCATATTGAGTGGTTGCGTAGGCGAACAATATAATCGCTTTGACTATCGTGGAGCAGGCTTACATGGCCAGTCATGCGATAACGGCCAGAACGATGTATCCCACCCTTACGCCGGTAAGTGCGACTGGCGGCGCGAGAACGGAAGGGACTGGGCTGATAGCGGCTCGAACAATAACATCTATCGCAGGAGATAATGCCGGTCAGACACGCGTGAGCAGTATAAGCACTTGAGCAAGGCCGTAGCGACGACCTGCAAGCAATTGGAAAAATTGCGAATGCAGGGATACACCGGAACCTGACACGAACGACACGGCATTCTTCTAAATCATTGGAAACATTGGAGCGGGTAGCGGGAATCGAACCCGCGTATTCAGCTTGGAAGGCTGCTGCTCTACCATTGAGCTATACCCGCGGCGGTGATTCTGATCCGTGCAGAATGGTGGAGGGAGTTGGATTTGAACCAACGTAGGCTGAGCCAACGGATTTACAGTCCGTCCCCTTTAACCACTCGGGCATCCCTCCAGTATTCTGCGAGGATCAAGCGACCAAGCTTAGTCCAGATGTCCGTTCGGCGCTGCGCCGTTCGTCGTCTGTGGCCGCGTATATGACGGCCCTTCATCGTTCTGTCAACACGATGTGTGTCGAAAATTCAGGAAAAAATTCGAGTGGTGTCAAAGCCCTGTGGATGGCTCGAGCTGACGCGGTGGGGACTGGTGCGGATGCCGTGGCAGAGATATAAGGCGGCATGAGCAAAGACGATCCCAAAGACAAATCCACCCGCGATACGCACTATGCCAATCTCCGACGCGCTGTGCGCGACGGCAAGCGCGAACGCGGAGAAATCCCCACGCCGCCCCAACAGAAGCGCCGAAACAAAGGCGCGGATGACTGGAAGCCGCCGCAGCTTGGCGCCGACCAGGTCTATCTTTATGGCCTGCATACGGTGCGTGCCGCCCTCGCCAACAAGGAAAGGCAGCTCATCAAGCTGTCCGTGACACAAAATGCTTTCGCGCGCCTGGAAATAGGTGAAGCTGACGCCCAGCCCTTCCCGGTCGAGATGGTCGCACCGCAGGACATCGACAAGGTTCTCGGCCCGGACGCCATCCATCAGGGCGTGATGCTGGAAACCCGGCCGCTGCCGGTTCGCAAGCTTTCGGCTTTGAAGGAAAGCCCGTTGATTCTGGTCCTCGATCAGGTCACCGATCCGCACAATGTCGGTGCCATCATGCGCTCAGCCGTTGCTTTCAACGCCGGCGCGTTGATCACGACCATGCGCCACAGCCCGACCGAATCCGGCGTGCTGGCAAAATCCGCATCCGGCGCGCTGGAAATGATCCCCTATATCCAGATCACCAATCTGGCGGATGCTCTGGGTGAACTCCACAAGCTCGGCTTCACTTCCATCGGCCTCGACTCGGAAGGCCCCGCCCCTATCGAGCAGACCTTCAGCGGCGACAAGATTGCCCTGGTTCTCGGTGCAGAAGGCAAAGGCCTGCGTCAGAAGACACGCGAAACGGTCACGCATCTGGCGCGCCTCGACATGCCGGGTGAGATCAAGTCGCTGAACGTCTCGAATGCGGCCGCCATTGCGCTTTATGCAACGCGGCAGTTTTTGACGAAGGCGTGAGAGTCTGTCCGGCGGATCGAGCAAAGATATCGGGCATGGATCGCTGCTACGTCACCAAGCCCGTACTCGCCAAGGCTGGATAAGCCGCGCCAATGACGCGGCTGGACCCGAACGGATCGAGGCCTTCTTTGCCGGGCGTGGCTATGAAATGCATCGCCACGATACATATGCCATCGGCTGTACGCTGTCCGGCGTGCAGAGCTTCCAATATCGAGGAGCCGTGCGCAACAGCCTTCCCGGCGGAACCATAGTACTGCACCCTGATGAGCCGCATGATGGGCAGGCGGGGACGGATGACGGCTTCCATTACCGCATCGCCTATGTCGAACCGGCCGCCATCCAGTCCATACTTGGTGGACGCCCGCTCCCCTACATTCAGGGAGGCATCTCGGAAGATCGCAGGCTACTTTCAGCGGCACGCCGAATCCTGCGCGAGGTAGACGATCCGATCGAGACCTTCGAATATGAAGATGCTCTCTTTGAACTCGCCAACGCCCTTGCGGCTGCGGCTAACCCACACACGCTAGGGCGTAGGAAGCAGGTGGACTATTCATCCGCCGAGATGGCGCGGCAATATCTCGCCGAGCGCCCACAGACAGTGACTCTCGAACAGATCGAGACCATCTGCGGCCAAGACCGGTGGAGCCTGTCGCGCGACTTTCGCGCTCTCTTCGGCACAAGCCCCTACCGCTACCTCACGATGCGACGGCTCGATGCCGTGAAGACATCGTTGCGTAACGGGTCCGGCCTGGCGGATGCCGCGTTTTCGGCAGGCTTTGCCGATCAGAGCCATATGACGCGCCAGTTCTTGAAGGCGTTCGGCGTATCGCCCGGGCGGTGGCTCACGTTGACACGAGAGCCGCGGTAGGGCTGCAAGATCGTTCAAGACGCTCAGGACCTCGCTGGCTAGGGTCGACCTTCAACAAGGGAGACCTCAATGACCACAGCTTACTCACCCATTCGCTTCACCGAAAAATTCGATCTGTTGACAGAGCGGTGGCAACCCCGCGTCGTTGCGGAAATGAACGATTATCAGTTCAAGATCGTACGCCTACGGGGCGACTTCATATGGCATCACCACGCGGACACCGACGAGACCTTCATTGTTCTGGAAGGCACGCTTCGCATCGATTTCCGTGACGGAGATGTCACGCTGCAGGCCGGAGAGATGTTCGTGGTGAAAAAGGGTGTCGAGCACAAACCCTTTGCCGAAGAGGAAGTGAAACTTCTCCTGATCGAACCGAGAGGGGTTCTCAATACCGGAGAGCAAAGGCATGAGAGAACTGCTGAGAATGACATCTGGATTTAGAGGGTGGTTCCCTTCCAAACACAGCGACCCATCCAACAAAAGCGGTGCCCCTTTTCACGCGACATGTTGTAAGCTCTTTCGACCCCGAAGCGCCGTGCGTCCAATCGGGCGCACAAAAGACGCTCTATCTATTTGAATCTACGCATCGTGCTTTCCGAAAATCGATTCCGATTTTCGGGCCGATGCTATAGAATCGCAAGACTTCGAACAGCCATGGAGAGACAACCCAATGAACCAAACCCCAAAGCCCACCGGTGAACTGACGCTTCGCACGCTGGCCATGCCGGCCGATGCCAACCCGGCAGGGGATATTTTTGGGGGCTGGGTCATGTCGCAGATGGACTTGGCAAGCGGCATTCGTGCTGCCGAACGGGCGCGCTGTCGCGTGGTGACGGCAGCGGTGAAGGAGATGGCCTTCGAACTGCCGGTCAAGATCGGCGATACGCTCTCGATCTATACGGACATCACCCGCACCGGACGTACCTCGATTACGCTTTGCGTCGAGGCATGGGCGCAGCGCTCACGCTACGACAAATTGGAGAAGGTCACGGCTGGCACCTTCATCATGGTTGCGATGGATGAGAACGGCACGCCAGCACCGCTTCCGCCGCAGAGCCCCGTCGACACGATCGAGGTGTGATCTGTAAGTCGCTCGTCTCCAACGAATTTTGAGAGAGGCGTCCGCATCTTTCGATCTCTCACACTGCCCCCACCTCATAAAGCCTTGGCAAGTCTTCACATCGTCCTCTCAGAAACTCGGTAGCGAGTCCTAGAGGACGGTGTTTCAATTTGCTCTATCTCCCAATCATAGCTCGTTGACAGAGACTTAGCCTTTGCTATGTTGCAGTGCAGCGACGTGGAGAGCCTTGATGACAGACACTGTGACGCGACAGACCCTGTCGGAACGAACCGATGCACAAATACGAGAAGTTCTGACCGGGCAGAGGCGCGGTGTAGGCTCGCTGCTACTCTTCGCAGGACCGGCTGTTGTTGCCTCTATCGCCTATATGGACCCAGGCAATTTCGCGACGAACATTCAGGCGGGCTCGGGTTATGGCTACTCGCTGCTGTGGGTCGTCGTGATGGCGAATCTGATCGCCATGATGTTCCAAGCCTTATCGGCCAAACTCGGCATCGTCACCGGACGCAATCTGGCGGAGATGTGCCATGACCAGTTCTCCTCACCGGTCAGGATCGTCATGTGGATCGTCAGCGAAATCGCCGCAATGGCGACCGATCTGGCGGAGTTCCTTGGCGGTGCGATCGGTCTCTCATTGCTCTTCGGCATGCCGCTGCTTGCTGGCATGGCGGTCACGGCCGTCGTCACCTACGGCATTCTTCTCTTCGAGGGCCGCGGCTTCCGCCCCATGGAACTGATCATCGGGGCCTTGGTGTCCATCATCGGAATTTGCTACGTCATCGAGATGTTCGTCGCACCGGTTGACTGGGCCGCAGCCGGTCTCGGCGTGATCACCCCCTCCATGCCGGATGCGACGGCGCTGACGATCGCGGTCGGCATTATCGGCGCGACGGTGATGCCGCACGCGCTCTATCTGCATTCAGGCCTGACACAGCATCGTGCGACGGCCCGCAACGACGCCGAGAGAAAGAAACTTCTGCACTTTTCCAACTGGGAATGCGTTATCGCTCTTGCCGTCGCGGGCATGGTCAACATGGCGATGGTGATGATGGCCTCGGCGGCGTTCCATGCCGGCCATACGGATGTTGCGGAGATCGAAACGGCCTATCACACGCTCACACCCTTGTTGGGCGGTGCCGCGGCGACGGTGTTTCTCATTTCGCTGATGGCCTCGGGCATGTCGTCTTCCGCCGTCGGCACCATGGCAGGGCAGATGATCATGCAGGGTTTCGTCGGTTTCCATATCCCGATCTGGCTGCGCCGCCTCGTGACCATGCTGCCGGCATTTGTCGTCGTGCTGATGGGCGCCAATACCACCGATGCGCTCGTCTACAGCCAGGTCGTGCTATCCTTCGCCCTGCCGATTCCGATGATCGCGCTCGTGATGTTCACCCGTAATCCCGCGATCATGGGCAGCTTCGCCAACAAGCGGTTGATCGACATCGCGGCCATTGTCGGCACCGTCGTCATCCTGTGCCTCAACGTGGTACTGTTGCTTCAGACCTTTGGCGTTCCGGTCCCCGGCCTGGGTTGAGAGCATTCCGTTCATACTCTGGAAAGTCATAGTCTGGGCCAGCTTGTGACCAAAGCGTTCATAAAGAGTCTCGACCGATGAAGCAGACCACATCCAGCGAGAGCCGACTGTCCTCCACCGAGGTCGAAACGCATGCTGAAGCCTTTCAGAAAAGCCGGGAGGCACGGCGCAGCGAACTCATGGAAGACTATGTCGAGCTGATTGCTGACCTCATCGAGCATTCCGGGGAGGCACGTCAGATCGATATTGCCCAACGTCTCGGCGTCAAGCAGCCAACGGCCGCCAAGATGCTGAAGCGCCTCGCTGAAGAAGGATTGATCACGCAACAACGCTATCGCGGCATTTTCCTCACGCAAGAGGGCCAGCAATTGGCAGCACAGATGAGACGCCGCCACGAGATCGTCGAAGCCTTCCTATGTCGTCTCGGTATCGATCCTGACACGGCACGAGCCGATGCCGAAGGAATTGAGCATCATGTCAGCGAAGAGACGCTGAAGGCGTTCCAACGCTTTCTGGAAGAAGGATAGAGAGACTGTCCGATAAAGCGCTGCTCATATTTTGAGATAGGCTGACGACCTGTCGAAAGCCAATCCCGGGAAAACGCCATTGGTCAGAGCTTCGCTACCGACATCGAACTGACGATAGAGCATCGCGGCAGCGATTTCGCGCACATCGCCGGTCGGCATCAGGTCCCGGTCGTCCAGCAACTGACCGTCACCCAGCCCGGGCCATTTGCCCAATACCCTACCGCCCTGAATGCCACCTCCTGCGAGAATTGCGACGCCGCCCGTGCCATGGTCTGTGCCGCCAGTCCCGTTTTCACGGGCGGTGCGGCCGAATTCGGTCATCGCCACAACCACGGTCTTCTTCCACACGTCGGGTCCAAGCGCGTCTTTCAGCGTCGTCAGCGCAATGGTCAGGTCTTTCACGGTGCGGGCAAATTGCGCCTTCTGGCCTGCATGCGTATCCCAGCCATCGACGGAGAAGCTGGCGATACGGTAGTCTTCGCGCAGCATGCCGCCCGCAAGTTTGGCAATATCGCGAATCCCCTCCCCGCGCTTCTCATCCTGGAACAGCTGCTCCGCCGCCATGTCGGTTCGCAACGCTTCGGCCAGCACGCGGCTGAACTCGGCATCATTGGCATAGAGCCGCTTGAAGAAACCGACTTCATCCGCCGCCATTGTCATGTTAGAGCTAGAGGCCCAGACATCCGCCTCGTTCGGACCGGATAAAATAAGCTCCATCGATGTGTTGATATCGATAGCCTTGCGATCTTCAGATCGCGGAATGGCGGAAAGCGCCCGGTTAAGCCAGCCGGTGCGTTCGCCATGCACCGCCTCCGCACCGCTCTCCAACATATCCTGCCCATCGAAATGGCTGCGCTGGTCGCGATAAGGCGTCGAAACCGCATGAACGAAGGCCAGTTCCTTCGCCTGCCACATCGGCATCAGCGCGTCAGCCGCAGGGTTCAGGCCAAAGTGGCCGTCAAGATCGATCAGGCCGTTGTCGGGCTTCAACGCCAATGTCGGGCGAAACTGAGCAAAGGCCGGGTCGCCATAGGGCTGCACCAGATCGAGCCCGTCCATCGCACCGCGCAGAACGATCGTGACGAAACGGTTCTCGCCAGGCATTGCGGCAAAGCTGACCGGAGAGAAAGCTGGCACAGCGGCCGCACAGCAAGCGGTCATCAAGAAGCTGCGGCGGCTCAACATCATATCCTGAGAGAAGGCCATGTCCTATCTCCTGTTGAATTCGGGGGAAGACAGCGCCAGCGTCAAGCCGCTGACA is a genomic window containing:
- a CDS encoding glycosyltransferase family 2 protein, whose protein sequence is MLFGIENNVLEILLFDIGVALGFLAFSKLSSPDNPIDRYIFSAIVFTSLSLYLIWRAADTLPEAELTFEAVWQYIYFTFETISIVYALASIIILLRRTDRTPQANAAQQAMIATDTFPSVTVFICTYNEPLHILEKSMFCAKAMNYPKLNVIVCDDTRREEVRAHCQAVGIEYLTRPDNKHAKAGNLDNALRATNATENPSDLIMVLDADFAPQEDFLLRVAGMFRDPKIGLVQTPQFYFNSDPIQHNLGLSRSFVDDQRVFFDTFQPAKDAVDCAFCVGTSFVVRRAYVNELGGFPHEALSEDMLLTYRLLEKGYVTRWLNEKLSVGLSAEGIPEYITQRTRWCLGTIQIGLLKTGPLWRGKFSLRQRLHYLHGLLNWLCKPFILCLLLAPSIYWFLGVAALQADELLFMKYGISSLFIFWIYSAWISGGRTLPIFTEVTHALTALPVTMCLLQAIRSPFGKPFKVTEKGGDRSVIRIHRPTALFFGIVACLSAASILSVIFGLDRPTELSPADILNLVWSAVAMLISFISLIVCVELPRFGKEESIAVSIPATIRSGGNTFSTQITSLSTEQIELSVPSSVVSGELLIPGAGWLELTQGDRGAFTIKPDIEQKRWVLQQLFGRSPSHIAETGNLIQSLQLLMKRALAS
- the rlmB gene encoding 23S rRNA (guanosine(2251)-2'-O)-methyltransferase RlmB translates to MSKDDPKDKSTRDTHYANLRRAVRDGKRERGEIPTPPQQKRRNKGADDWKPPQLGADQVYLYGLHTVRAALANKERQLIKLSVTQNAFARLEIGEADAQPFPVEMVAPQDIDKVLGPDAIHQGVMLETRPLPVRKLSALKESPLILVLDQVTDPHNVGAIMRSAVAFNAGALITTMRHSPTESGVLAKSASGALEMIPYIQITNLADALGELHKLGFTSIGLDSEGPAPIEQTFSGDKIALVLGAEGKGLRQKTRETVTHLARLDMPGEIKSLNVSNAAAIALYATRQFLTKA
- a CDS encoding AraC family transcriptional regulator encodes the protein MLRHQARTRQGWISRANDAAGPERIEAFFAGRGYEMHRHDTYAIGCTLSGVQSFQYRGAVRNSLPGGTIVLHPDEPHDGQAGTDDGFHYRIAYVEPAAIQSILGGRPLPYIQGGISEDRRLLSAARRILREVDDPIETFEYEDALFELANALAAAANPHTLGRRKQVDYSSAEMARQYLAERPQTVTLEQIETICGQDRWSLSRDFRALFGTSPYRYLTMRRLDAVKTSLRNGSGLADAAFSAGFADQSHMTRQFLKAFGVSPGRWLTLTREPR
- a CDS encoding cupin domain-containing protein; its protein translation is MTTAYSPIRFTEKFDLLTERWQPRVVAEMNDYQFKIVRLRGDFIWHHHADTDETFIVLEGTLRIDFRDGDVTLQAGEMFVVKKGVEHKPFAEEEVKLLLIEPRGVLNTGEQRHERTAENDIWI
- a CDS encoding acyl-CoA thioesterase, translated to MNQTPKPTGELTLRTLAMPADANPAGDIFGGWVMSQMDLASGIRAAERARCRVVTAAVKEMAFELPVKIGDTLSIYTDITRTGRTSITLCVEAWAQRSRYDKLEKVTAGTFIMVAMDENGTPAPLPPQSPVDTIEV
- a CDS encoding Nramp family divalent metal transporter, yielding MTDTVTRQTLSERTDAQIREVLTGQRRGVGSLLLFAGPAVVASIAYMDPGNFATNIQAGSGYGYSLLWVVVMANLIAMMFQALSAKLGIVTGRNLAEMCHDQFSSPVRIVMWIVSEIAAMATDLAEFLGGAIGLSLLFGMPLLAGMAVTAVVTYGILLFEGRGFRPMELIIGALVSIIGICYVIEMFVAPVDWAAAGLGVITPSMPDATALTIAVGIIGATVMPHALYLHSGLTQHRATARNDAERKKLLHFSNWECVIALAVAGMVNMAMVMMASAAFHAGHTDVAEIETAYHTLTPLLGGAAATVFLISLMASGMSSSAVGTMAGQMIMQGFVGFHIPIWLRRLVTMLPAFVVVLMGANTTDALVYSQVVLSFALPIPMIALVMFTRNPAIMGSFANKRLIDIAAIVGTVVILCLNVVLLLQTFGVPVPGLG
- the mntR gene encoding manganese-binding transcriptional regulator MntR yields the protein MKQTTSSESRLSSTEVETHAEAFQKSREARRSELMEDYVELIADLIEHSGEARQIDIAQRLGVKQPTAAKMLKRLAEEGLITQQRYRGIFLTQEGQQLAAQMRRRHEIVEAFLCRLGIDPDTARADAEGIEHHVSEETLKAFQRFLEEG
- a CDS encoding DUF1501 domain-containing protein, with the protein product MAFSQDMMLSRRSFLMTACCAAAVPAFSPVSFAAMPGENRFVTIVLRGAMDGLDLVQPYGDPAFAQFRPTLALKPDNGLIDLDGHFGLNPAADALMPMWQAKELAFVHAVSTPYRDQRSHFDGQDMLESGAEAVHGERTGWLNRALSAIPRSEDRKAIDINTSMELILSGPNEADVWASSSNMTMAADEVGFFKRLYANDAEFSRVLAEALRTDMAAEQLFQDEKRGEGIRDIAKLAGGMLREDYRIASFSVDGWDTHAGQKAQFARTVKDLTIALTTLKDALGPDVWKKTVVVAMTEFGRTARENGTGGTDHGTGGVAILAGGGIQGGRVLGKWPGLGDGQLLDDRDLMPTGDVREIAAAMLYRQFDVGSEALTNGVFPGLAFDRSSAYLKI